One genomic segment of Acinetobacter oleivorans DR1 includes these proteins:
- the rimO gene encoding 30S ribosomal protein S12 methylthiotransferase RimO: protein MKTPKVGFVSLGCPKALVDSERILTQLKTEGYQVASDYDGADLVVVNTCGFIESAVQESLDAIGEAMSENGRVIVTGCLGKDEDKIRQMHPNVLKVTGAAAYQDVMEAVHEYVPAPPKHNPFIDLVPEQGIRLTPKHYAYLKISEGCNHRCTFCIIPSMRGDLVSRPVGSVLEEAAALKRAGVKEILVISQDTSAYGVDTKYKLDFWNGQPVKTKFFDMCEALGQLGIWVRLHYVYPYPHVDAVIDLMAQGKILPYLDIPFQHASPRVLKLMKRPAHSENTLEKIKLWREKCPDLVIRSTFVVGFPGETEEDFQILLDWLVEAQLDRVGCFTYSPVEGATANDLPDHVPEEIKQERYERFMQVQQQISAAKLQKRIGQTMTVLVDGLEDEYPVAVARSYADAPEIDGNVFVEDIDKSTIQPGDILEVEITDADEYDLFAKLIKIKSV from the coding sequence ATGAAGACCCCCAAAGTCGGTTTTGTTTCTTTAGGTTGTCCTAAGGCATTGGTAGATTCTGAACGAATTTTAACTCAGTTAAAGACTGAAGGTTATCAAGTTGCATCAGATTATGATGGTGCTGATTTAGTAGTTGTTAATACCTGTGGTTTTATTGAATCTGCGGTACAAGAGTCGCTAGATGCAATTGGCGAGGCCATGAGTGAAAATGGTCGAGTAATCGTTACAGGATGCTTAGGTAAAGACGAAGATAAAATTCGTCAAATGCATCCGAACGTTTTAAAGGTTACTGGTGCGGCAGCTTATCAAGATGTGATGGAAGCTGTTCATGAATATGTACCAGCACCACCTAAACATAATCCGTTTATTGATTTGGTTCCTGAACAGGGAATTCGCTTAACACCAAAGCATTATGCCTATTTAAAAATATCTGAAGGATGCAACCATCGTTGTACCTTCTGTATTATCCCAAGTATGCGTGGTGACTTGGTTTCTCGTCCAGTTGGTAGTGTATTGGAAGAAGCTGCGGCACTTAAAAGAGCGGGTGTTAAAGAAATCTTGGTTATTTCTCAAGATACATCGGCTTATGGCGTAGACACCAAGTACAAACTTGACTTCTGGAATGGTCAACCGGTTAAGACAAAATTCTTCGACATGTGTGAAGCACTAGGCCAATTGGGCATCTGGGTGCGTCTACACTATGTATACCCATATCCACATGTTGATGCAGTTATCGATTTAATGGCTCAAGGTAAAATCCTGCCATATCTTGATATTCCTTTCCAACATGCAAGCCCACGCGTTCTTAAATTAATGAAGCGTCCGGCACATAGTGAAAATACACTAGAAAAAATTAAATTATGGCGTGAAAAATGCCCTGACCTTGTGATCCGTTCTACTTTTGTGGTTGGTTTTCCAGGCGAAACTGAAGAAGACTTCCAGATTTTGTTAGATTGGTTAGTTGAAGCTCAACTTGATCGCGTAGGCTGCTTTACCTATTCACCAGTAGAAGGCGCTACGGCAAATGATTTACCCGATCATGTGCCAGAAGAAATTAAGCAAGAGCGTTACGAGCGCTTTATGCAAGTGCAGCAGCAAATATCTGCTGCCAAATTACAAAAACGTATTGGTCAAACGATGACTGTATTAGTCGATGGTTTAGAAGACGAATATCCTGTTGCCGTTGCACGTTCTTATGCCGATGCTCCGGAAATTGACGGTAATGTGTTTGTAGAAGATATCGATAAGAGCACTATTCAACCGGGCGATATATTGGAAGTCGAAATTACCGATGCAGATGAATACGATTTATTTGCAAAGTTAATTAAAATTAAATCGGTTTAA
- the ispF gene encoding 2-C-methyl-D-erythritol 2,4-cyclodiphosphate synthase: MVAQIRIGQGMDVHAFEEGNFVTLAGIQIPHTHGLKAHSDGDVVLHALCDALLGTLALGDIGQHFPDTDPEFKGADSRVLLKHVYQLILDRGYQLNNADITVACERPKLAKHNLEMRQSIADVLNVDVNQISIKATTTEKLGFTGRQEGILATATVLVSHHTK; this comes from the coding sequence ATGGTTGCTCAAATTCGCATTGGACAAGGAATGGATGTGCATGCCTTTGAAGAAGGGAACTTCGTTACATTAGCTGGCATTCAAATTCCACATACGCATGGCTTGAAAGCACACTCTGATGGCGATGTTGTACTCCATGCTTTGTGTGATGCTTTGTTAGGTACTTTAGCACTTGGAGATATAGGGCAACATTTTCCTGACACTGACCCAGAATTTAAGGGTGCGGACAGCCGAGTACTATTAAAGCATGTTTACCAGTTAATCTTAGATCGCGGTTATCAGTTAAATAATGCGGATATTACGGTGGCTTGTGAGCGTCCAAAATTAGCTAAACATAATTTGGAAATGCGTCAAAGTATTGCTGATGTTTTAAATGTAGATGTTAATCAAATCAGTATTAAAGCAACGACAACCGAAAAACTTGGGTTTACCGGTCGTCAAGAAGGTATTTTGGCTACAGCAACTGTTTTAGTCTCTCATCACACCAAGTGA
- the pyrH gene encoding UMP kinase: MAETISPRYSRILLKLSGEALSGNKDMGIDAQVLDHMSLSIAHLVGLGVQVGIVVGGGNLYRGSQLQKDGLVGRVTGDQMGMLATVMNGLAMRDALVRRNIRTRLMSALPIGTVVESYSSRDAIRHLSQGEVCVFVAGTGNPFFTTDTAACLRGIEIEANLILKATKVDGVYNKDPSKYDDAVKYDHLTFDQVLDEKLGVMDLTAICLCRDHNVPLQVFDMNKSGALLSVVMGEKEGTRVTK, encoded by the coding sequence ATGGCGGAAACAATTAGCCCACGTTATTCACGTATTCTATTAAAATTATCTGGTGAGGCATTGTCAGGTAATAAAGATATGGGTATTGATGCCCAAGTTTTAGATCATATGTCACTTTCAATTGCGCACTTGGTTGGTTTAGGTGTGCAAGTGGGTATCGTTGTAGGTGGCGGTAATTTGTACCGTGGTAGTCAGTTGCAAAAAGATGGCTTGGTTGGTCGTGTAACAGGCGATCAAATGGGTATGCTTGCAACTGTGATGAATGGCTTAGCTATGCGTGATGCTCTAGTTCGTCGTAATATCAGAACTCGTCTTATGTCTGCATTACCAATTGGTACAGTGGTAGAGTCTTATTCAAGTCGTGATGCGATTCGTCATTTGAGTCAAGGTGAAGTTTGTGTTTTCGTTGCGGGTACAGGAAATCCATTTTTCACGACGGATACAGCAGCATGTTTACGCGGTATTGAAATTGAAGCGAATTTGATTTTAAAAGCGACTAAAGTTGATGGCGTTTATAATAAAGATCCAAGTAAATATGATGATGCTGTTAAATACGATCATTTAACTTTTGATCAAGTGTTAGATGAAAAGCTTGGTGTTATGGATTTGACTGCTATTTGTTTGTGCCGCGACCATAATGTGCCATTGCAAGTTTTTGATATGAATAAATCAGGTGCGTTATTGTCAGTAGTAATGGGTGAAAAAGAAGGAACGCGCGTTACTAAGTAA
- a CDS encoding protein tyrosine phosphatase family protein, with the protein MTTLEQSLSQIPAFSIIHEHLFSSAQPSAEQLKLIKEYGCSTVINLALSNAPNYIENEDRICLDLGLNYIHIPIDWETPSAEQCLLVLDLIDHLVQNEIVWIHCSKNDRSSCLMYVYRQFYMNMDMPTSQDLLHEIWEPNETWTGLIHSITLQLQGRKATLELQQSLQQTDHLV; encoded by the coding sequence ATGACTACCCTTGAACAATCATTATCTCAAATTCCCGCATTTTCAATTATTCATGAGCATTTATTTAGTTCAGCACAGCCTTCTGCTGAACAACTGAAACTGATTAAAGAATATGGTTGTAGTACAGTCATTAATCTCGCTTTAAGTAACGCACCAAACTATATTGAAAATGAAGATCGTATTTGTTTAGACCTCGGTTTAAATTACATCCATATTCCAATTGACTGGGAAACTCCATCGGCTGAGCAATGTTTATTGGTGCTCGATCTTATTGATCATTTAGTCCAGAATGAAATTGTCTGGATTCACTGTTCTAAAAACGATCGCTCTAGCTGCCTGATGTATGTCTATAGACAGTTTTATATGAATATGGACATGCCTACTTCTCAAGATTTACTTCATGAAATTTGGGAACCCAATGAAACTTGGACAGGGCTTATTCATAGTATTACCTTACAGCTACAAGGCCGTAAGGCAACTCTTGAGCTTCAGCAGTCTTTGCAACAAACCGATCACTTGGTGTGA
- the frr gene encoding ribosome recycling factor, with product MINDLKKDSEQRMLKTLESLELGFAKVRTGRAHPSILNGVMVPYYGSDVPLNQVANVGIEDSRTLIVQPFERTMVSAIDKAIRESDLGLNPITADAIRVPLPALTEETRRDMQKVARNEAENAKVAIRNIRRDVLGDIKALLKEKEISEDDERRAGDDIQKITDKYVAEVDKRLAAKEAELMKV from the coding sequence ATGATTAACGATCTGAAAAAAGACAGCGAACAGCGTATGTTAAAAACTCTAGAGTCTTTAGAACTCGGGTTTGCTAAAGTTCGTACCGGCCGTGCACACCCATCAATCTTAAATGGTGTGATGGTTCCTTACTACGGTTCTGATGTGCCATTAAATCAAGTAGCAAACGTGGGTATTGAAGACTCTCGTACACTTATTGTTCAGCCATTTGAGCGTACAATGGTTTCAGCTATTGATAAGGCAATCCGTGAAAGTGATCTTGGTTTAAACCCGATTACAGCAGATGCAATTCGTGTACCTTTACCAGCATTAACTGAAGAAACACGTCGTGATATGCAAAAAGTTGCGCGTAATGAAGCTGAAAATGCAAAAGTTGCGATTCGCAATATTCGTCGTGATGTATTAGGTGATATCAAAGCATTGTTGAAAGAAAAAGAGATTTCTGAAGATGATGAGCGCCGTGCAGGTGATGATATTCAGAAAATTACTGACAAATATGTTGCAGAAGTAGACAAGCGTCTTGCAGCGAAAGAAGCAGAATTGATGAAGGTCTAA
- the argF gene encoding ornithine carbamoyltransferase — MALRHFLTLRDLSTLELNRILERASELKKMQHDNKVYQPFVGKVLGMIFEKSSTRTRISFEAGINQFGGSAIFLSPRDTQLGRGEPIEDSARVISSMLDIVMIRTFGHDIVERFASYSKVPVINGLTDDHHPCQLLADLQTYNEHRGSIKGKTVAWIGDGNNMCNSYIEAAHMMGFKLKIASPKGYEPKPEFLAEFGHCVEVFDNAEDAAVNADLIVTDVWASMGQEEEQKLRERAFAAFQVNEKLMGLAHPECLFMHCLPAHRGEEISETMLDHKNAVVWDEAENRLHAQKALVEFLLNENLKS; from the coding sequence ATGGCTCTAAGACATTTCCTGACTTTACGTGATCTATCCACTCTAGAACTTAATCGCATTTTAGAACGCGCAAGCGAACTTAAAAAAATGCAGCATGACAATAAGGTATATCAACCTTTTGTTGGTAAAGTATTGGGAATGATTTTTGAGAAATCAAGCACGCGTACTCGTATCTCTTTTGAAGCAGGCATTAACCAATTTGGTGGTAGCGCGATTTTCCTATCACCTCGAGACACACAATTAGGCCGCGGCGAACCAATTGAAGACTCAGCACGTGTAATTTCTAGTATGCTTGATATTGTGATGATTCGTACTTTTGGTCATGACATTGTTGAACGTTTTGCATCATATTCAAAAGTTCCTGTGATTAACGGTTTGACAGATGACCATCATCCTTGTCAGTTACTTGCAGATTTACAGACTTATAATGAACACCGCGGTAGCATTAAAGGTAAAACCGTTGCTTGGATTGGTGATGGCAATAATATGTGTAACTCATATATTGAAGCTGCACACATGATGGGCTTTAAACTTAAAATTGCATCGCCAAAAGGATATGAGCCTAAACCAGAATTTTTAGCAGAGTTTGGTCATTGTGTTGAAGTTTTTGACAATGCAGAAGATGCTGCCGTAAATGCTGATCTCATTGTGACAGATGTATGGGCAAGCATGGGACAAGAAGAAGAACAGAAGCTTCGTGAAAGAGCTTTTGCAGCTTTTCAAGTCAATGAAAAATTAATGGGACTTGCTCATCCTGAATGTTTATTCATGCACTGCTTACCTGCTCATCGTGGCGAAGAAATTTCTGAAACTATGCTTGATCATAAAAATGCAGTGGTATGGGATGAAGCAGAGAATCGTCTTCATGCTCAAAAAGCTTTAGTAGAATTTTTATTGAATGAAAATCTAAAATCATAA
- a CDS encoding A1S_1983 family putative colistin resistance protein, producing MLSNTDMNQLKRLSFAVTLSCLCSSHVFAEPIDCSNRGAELKICSKTFSESRKQLNNKYLSAYLVTDAPLQLLQDTQKLWSKHTQQCKSNSCFQQQFDLRTDDLNFYASLKQTLTQHYLKFENGRLAAQPVHIQVHQLAKDKIKIEGIAYRNPNNRKETQTISLMAYSSPEQKNEILDNEHNCKYQFNFQKALLNVKTQQKGCERFSGIYRLYD from the coding sequence ATGCTGTCTAATACTGATATGAATCAATTGAAAAGATTAAGTTTTGCCGTGACACTGAGTTGTTTATGTTCATCTCATGTTTTTGCAGAACCAATAGACTGTTCCAATCGTGGAGCTGAGCTTAAGATCTGTTCAAAAACATTTAGTGAATCAAGAAAGCAACTCAATAATAAATATCTTTCTGCATATTTAGTTACTGATGCCCCCTTACAGCTTTTGCAGGATACACAAAAGTTATGGTCTAAACATACTCAGCAATGCAAGAGTAATTCATGTTTTCAACAACAGTTTGATTTACGAACTGACGACCTAAATTTTTATGCATCGCTTAAGCAAACGCTTACCCAACATTATCTTAAGTTTGAAAATGGACGTCTAGCAGCACAACCTGTTCACATTCAGGTCCATCAGCTCGCGAAAGATAAAATCAAGATTGAAGGAATAGCATACCGAAATCCAAATAACCGCAAAGAAACTCAAACGATTTCTTTGATGGCCTATAGTTCACCTGAACAAAAAAATGAAATTTTAGACAATGAGCATAACTGCAAATATCAGTTTAATTTCCAAAAAGCTTTACTGAATGTGAAAACCCAGCAAAAAGGCTGTGAGCGTTTTAGCGGAATCTATCGATTATATGATTAG
- a CDS encoding phosphatidate cytidylyltransferase, with translation MLERIVTALVLVAVVLGCMFATQSHYPMLVLMIVAAGVAGYEWYKLMPRETANAVKPKAWCYGLLVAFVSGVALFFHDIALLLWSASILTWIVSVYWVKSFPEFDGWYNATLYVIGIILVCAAVTSIFVVWQSSPWWLMYLFLLVWGADSGAYFVGRKFGKRKLAPTVSPNKSVEGLYGGIITTVVIMVVVQYHYLNLNLIQQILFLILSLITVFGSVLGDLFESMIKRRAGIKDSGRVLPGHGGVLDRIDSLLAAAPIFATGMYILKLIGVDL, from the coding sequence ATGTTAGAGCGGATTGTTACCGCATTGGTACTTGTTGCAGTTGTTTTAGGCTGTATGTTTGCTACGCAATCACATTATCCAATGTTGGTTCTTATGATTGTTGCAGCAGGGGTAGCGGGGTATGAGTGGTATAAGTTAATGCCTCGCGAAACTGCAAATGCTGTAAAACCTAAAGCTTGGTGTTACGGTCTGCTTGTTGCATTTGTTTCAGGTGTCGCCCTATTTTTCCACGATATTGCATTACTTTTGTGGTCTGCTTCAATTTTGACTTGGATTGTCAGTGTATATTGGGTTAAGTCATTTCCTGAATTTGATGGCTGGTATAACGCAACCTTGTATGTAATTGGCATAATTTTAGTCTGCGCTGCGGTAACATCAATTTTTGTAGTATGGCAAAGTTCGCCATGGTGGTTAATGTATCTGTTCTTACTCGTTTGGGGTGCGGATAGTGGTGCTTACTTTGTTGGTCGTAAATTTGGAAAAAGAAAATTAGCTCCGACTGTAAGTCCTAATAAATCAGTAGAAGGTTTGTATGGTGGTATTATTACAACCGTAGTAATAATGGTGGTTGTGCAATATCATTATCTAAATTTAAATTTAATTCAGCAAATTCTGTTTCTTATATTGTCGTTAATTACGGTATTTGGTTCAGTTTTAGGTGACTTATTTGAATCAATGATTAAACGTCGTGCCGGTATTAAAGATTCTGGTCGTGTTTTACCAGGTCATGGTGGTGTGTTAGATCGTATTGATTCTTTACTTGCTGCAGCCCCGATCTTTGCAACGGGAATGTATATATTAAAACTTATTGGTGTAGATTTATAG
- the uppS gene encoding polyprenyl diphosphate synthase gives MTDSEEYHLPKHVAIIMDGNNRFAKKNQMQKGDGHREGKNVLDPIVEHCKKTGIRALTVFAFSSENWNRPQYEVDLLMKLLEESIHEQIPRMKKFNIALRFIGDRSRLSSHLVALMEDAEQQTAHHDTMTLTIAISYGGMWDIANAAKQVAEAVSRGEFSADQINVDLFEKYVSLNDLPAVDLLIRTGGDYRISNFLLWQAAYAELYFTEALWPEFTVKEFDHALNVFSGRERRFGKTSEQIQQEKIENL, from the coding sequence ATGACCGATTCTGAAGAGTATCATCTTCCCAAGCATGTTGCCATCATTATGGATGGCAACAACCGCTTTGCAAAAAAAAATCAAATGCAAAAAGGTGATGGGCATCGGGAAGGTAAAAATGTTCTTGATCCTATCGTTGAACATTGTAAAAAAACTGGTATTCGTGCTTTAACTGTTTTTGCATTTTCAAGTGAAAATTGGAATCGACCACAGTATGAAGTCGATCTGCTTATGAAGCTTCTGGAAGAAAGTATTCATGAGCAAATACCTCGCATGAAGAAATTTAATATTGCTTTGCGTTTTATCGGTGATCGTTCTCGATTATCCTCACACTTAGTTGCCTTAATGGAAGATGCAGAGCAACAGACAGCACACCATGACACTATGACCTTAACCATTGCAATAAGCTATGGTGGGATGTGGGACATTGCTAATGCAGCAAAACAGGTTGCAGAGGCCGTTTCCCGTGGTGAATTTAGTGCTGATCAAATAAATGTTGATTTGTTCGAAAAATATGTCAGTCTAAACGATCTGCCGGCTGTGGACTTGCTAATCCGCACAGGCGGAGATTATCGCATATCTAATTTCTTGTTGTGGCAAGCAGCTTATGCGGAACTGTATTTTACCGAAGCTTTATGGCCAGAATTTACAGTAAAAGAGTTCGATCATGCATTGAATGTTTTTTCAGGGCGTGAACGTCGTTTTGGCAAAACATCTGAACAAATTCAGCAAGAGAAAATAGAGAATTTATAA
- a CDS encoding D-amino acid dehydrogenase produces the protein MPHVIVIGAGITGVTSAYELSQLGYQVTVIDRHLYPAMETSFANGGQLSACNAEVWNQKATVVKGFKWMRQKDAPLLLNPSFSLHKYSWLVEFLSHIKNYEANTIETVRLALLARKRLFEVAEKEQLEFDLEKRGILHMYHSKADYEIAKQVNNVLNKGTLERYSVSPDEMKTIEPSLTGEYFGGYYTPSDATGDIHKYSTSLAEKTKQYGVEYKFGLEVTDIKCHPDKVIVSCQPSAEHPYLVESDSIQIEGDVLVVCGGVGSYQLADMIGERVNVYPVKGYSITVQLKDEQSVKNAPWVSLLDESAKIVTSRLGKDRLRVAGTAEFNGYNRDIRADRIQPLVNWVNRNFDISTEHVVPWAGLRPMMPNMLPVVKQSRQPRIFYNTGHGHLGWTLSAATAVLVGQDIAQKYPI, from the coding sequence ATGCCACATGTTATTGTGATAGGTGCGGGAATCACAGGGGTTACCTCTGCTTATGAATTATCGCAACTGGGTTATCAAGTCACAGTGATTGATCGACATCTATATCCTGCAATGGAAACATCATTTGCCAATGGAGGGCAATTATCGGCTTGTAATGCCGAAGTATGGAACCAAAAAGCCACTGTAGTTAAAGGCTTTAAGTGGATGAGACAAAAAGACGCACCGCTACTGCTGAATCCTTCATTTAGTTTGCATAAATATAGCTGGCTAGTTGAGTTTTTATCCCATATTAAAAACTATGAAGCAAACACGATTGAGACGGTCCGTTTGGCATTACTTGCTCGTAAGCGTTTATTTGAGGTTGCTGAAAAAGAGCAGCTCGAGTTTGATTTGGAGAAACGTGGAATTCTCCATATGTATCATAGTAAGGCTGACTACGAGATTGCTAAACAAGTGAACAATGTATTGAACAAAGGTACATTAGAGCGCTATTCAGTTTCACCTGATGAGATGAAAACCATAGAACCATCATTAACAGGTGAATATTTTGGTGGTTATTACACACCAAGTGATGCAACGGGAGATATTCATAAATATTCAACCTCTTTGGCTGAAAAGACTAAACAATACGGTGTTGAGTATAAATTTGGTTTGGAAGTTACAGATATTAAGTGTCATCCAGACAAAGTGATCGTAAGTTGTCAGCCAAGTGCAGAGCATCCTTATCTTGTTGAATCAGATAGCATCCAAATCGAAGGTGATGTGCTTGTAGTGTGCGGTGGTGTGGGAAGTTATCAACTTGCCGATATGATTGGAGAGCGAGTAAATGTCTACCCAGTAAAAGGTTATTCAATTACCGTGCAATTAAAAGATGAGCAAAGTGTAAAGAATGCACCGTGGGTCAGCTTGCTAGACGAGAGTGCTAAAATTGTGACTTCTCGTTTAGGTAAAGATCGGTTGCGCGTGGCGGGAACTGCTGAATTTAATGGTTACAACCGCGATATACGAGCTGATCGTATTCAACCTTTGGTAAATTGGGTAAACCGTAACTTTGATATTTCAACTGAGCACGTGGTACCTTGGGCTGGGCTAAGACCGATGATGCCTAATATGCTGCCTGTGGTGAAGCAATCTAGACAGCCTCGTATTTTTTACAATACAGGACATGGGCATTTAGGATGGACTTTGTCTGCGGCAACCGCGGTTTTAGTGGGGCAGGATATTGCTCAAAAATATCCGATCTAA
- a CDS encoding TetR/AcrR family transcriptional regulator, which yields MHDSVLDPHHSVCEKPQTRRGIERRLALLLSATELFLDKGYDAVSLDDIVNHAGGSKTSIYKYFGNKEGLFTAICDYKREMFFKDVCIPFQPEKTTLREYLIQTLNRVYVHIIQPEHVAFLRLIIEQTECNTVLIQYLYDKWVHNLQNTLTQALEFADKSGEITCPSPYYSSLMYFGILRDIEWRMIMGMPALPDEQEATDYIEYCVDVFLKGHHKV from the coding sequence ATGCATGATTCCGTCCTTGACCCACATCATTCAGTATGTGAAAAACCACAAACACGCAGAGGTATAGAACGTCGCCTAGCTCTATTGCTAAGTGCAACCGAGCTGTTTTTGGATAAAGGATATGATGCTGTTTCTCTTGATGACATTGTTAACCATGCTGGAGGTTCAAAAACTTCTATTTATAAATATTTTGGTAATAAAGAAGGCTTATTTACCGCGATTTGCGACTATAAACGTGAAATGTTTTTTAAGGACGTTTGCATTCCATTTCAACCAGAGAAAACTACTTTAAGAGAATACTTAATTCAAACGCTCAATCGTGTTTATGTTCACATCATTCAACCCGAGCATGTTGCATTTTTGCGACTCATTATTGAACAGACCGAGTGTAATACGGTCCTTATACAATATCTATATGACAAATGGGTACATAATTTACAGAATACACTTACCCAAGCATTAGAATTTGCAGACAAATCAGGCGAAATTACATGCCCTTCTCCTTATTATTCTTCACTCATGTATTTTGGGATTTTGCGCGATATTGAATGGCGCATGATTATGGGTATGCCAGCCCTACCAGATGAGCAGGAAGCTACTGATTATATTGAATATTGCGTAGATGTTTTCTTAAAGGGCCATCATAAAGTCTAA
- the glnG gene encoding nitrogen regulation protein NR(I), which yields MSRNKIWVIDDDRAMRWVLEKTFKEEGFDVTNFEEAQTALERLHHDAPDVILTDIRMPGIDGLTFLSKVKNTHPDLPVIIMTAHSDLESAVSSYQTGAFEYLPKPFDIDEALALVNRAILHINKLQQQEATKTASPLQSTEIIGESPAMQEVFRAIGRLSQSHITVLINGESGTGKELVAHALHKHSPRRAKPFIALNMAAIPKDLIETELFGHEKGAFTGANTQHQGRFEQANGGTLFLDEIGDMPFETQTRLLRVLADGEFYRVGGHIPVKVDVRIVAATHQDLEKLVNEGRFREDLYHRLNVIRIHIPKLAHRSEDIPMLAQHFLARAGKELGVSPKILRTETTDYMQQLPWPGNVRQLENTCRWLTVMITGREVYPEDLPSELKQVPLQKNSDSGQPTPSFERISLHHWDELLNQWAIQKLKNGEMKILDIATPMFERTLINAALQQTRGRKRHAAELLGWGRNTLTRKLKELGMDSADDDEEDEHKVSHTEA from the coding sequence GTGTCGCGAAATAAAATATGGGTTATTGATGATGATCGCGCCATGCGATGGGTATTGGAAAAGACCTTTAAAGAAGAAGGCTTTGACGTTACCAATTTTGAAGAAGCTCAAACTGCGCTTGAACGTTTGCATCATGATGCTCCCGATGTCATCTTAACTGACATTCGAATGCCTGGAATTGATGGTTTAACTTTTTTATCTAAAGTCAAAAACACTCATCCGGATTTACCTGTCATTATTATGACAGCACACTCTGACTTAGAGTCTGCTGTATCAAGTTATCAAACAGGTGCATTTGAGTATTTACCAAAGCCATTTGATATTGATGAAGCTTTAGCTCTAGTCAATCGTGCAATTCTGCATATCAATAAACTACAACAACAAGAAGCTACAAAAACAGCTTCACCACTTCAATCAACAGAAATTATTGGTGAATCTCCTGCCATGCAAGAGGTTTTCCGCGCTATTGGTCGTTTATCTCAATCTCATATTACTGTTTTAATTAATGGTGAATCTGGTACAGGTAAAGAATTAGTTGCGCATGCTTTACACAAGCACTCACCACGCCGTGCGAAGCCTTTTATTGCTTTAAATATGGCGGCAATTCCAAAAGACTTGATTGAAACCGAGTTATTTGGTCATGAGAAAGGTGCATTTACAGGTGCAAACACTCAACATCAAGGTCGCTTTGAGCAAGCAAATGGTGGAACTCTATTCCTTGATGAAATTGGAGACATGCCATTTGAAACACAAACCCGACTACTTCGTGTGCTCGCCGACGGTGAATTTTATCGTGTAGGTGGACATATTCCAGTTAAAGTTGATGTTCGAATTGTGGCAGCAACGCATCAGGATTTAGAAAAACTGGTGAATGAAGGCCGATTCCGCGAAGACTTATATCACCGTTTAAATGTAATTCGTATTCACATTCCTAAACTTGCCCATCGTAGCGAAGATATACCAATGCTGGCTCAGCATTTTCTTGCACGTGCCGGTAAAGAACTTGGCGTGAGTCCAAAAATCTTACGTACGGAAACAACAGACTATATGCAACAGTTACCGTGGCCCGGTAATGTTCGACAACTTGAAAACACGTGTCGCTGGTTAACTGTGATGATCACTGGACGTGAAGTTTATCCAGAAGATTTACCTTCTGAACTTAAACAAGTTCCATTGCAAAAGAATAGTGATTCTGGGCAACCTACCCCTTCATTTGAACGCATTTCTCTACACCATTGGGATGAGTTACTAAATCAATGGGCAATTCAAAAGCTTAAGAATGGTGAAATGAAGATTTTGGATATTGCTACCCCAATGTTTGAACGCACCTTAATTAACGCTGCTTTACAACAAACACGTGGACGCAAACGTCATGCTGCAGAATTACTAGGTTGGGGACGCAACACCTTAACTCGCAAGTTAAAAGAACTTGGAATGGATTCTGCTGACGATGATGAAGAAGATGAACATAAGGTCAGTCACACTGAGGCCTAA